A region from the Pseudonocardia petroleophila genome encodes:
- the dxr gene encoding 1-deoxy-D-xylulose-5-phosphate reductoisomerase, translated as MNTRSVLVLGSTGSVGTQALDLLDAHPDRFTVAGLAAGGSDVALLMQQVRRFDVRRVAVADPAAAQTLRRALPSAGMRGVEVLSGPAAATELTRDAGADVVLNGITGSVGLGPTLAALRSGATLALANKESLVSGGRLVTGAAAPGQIVPVDSEHSALAQCLRGGRAEEVATLVLTASGGPFRGRTRDELAGVTVEEALAHPTWAMGPVITINSATLINKGLEVIEAHLLFDVPYDRIDVVVHPQSIVHSMVTFLDGSTLAQASPPDMTLPIALALGWPERLAGAARPCTWAAPQTWEFEPLDEDAFTGVRLARRAGETGGCLPAVLNAANEEAVAAFVAGALPFTGITDLLDRVLDAADGWTGDPASVDDVLAAEDWARAHAREATGVAR; from the coding sequence ATGAACACCCGATCCGTGCTCGTGCTGGGCTCCACCGGCTCCGTGGGCACGCAGGCGCTCGACCTGCTCGACGCCCACCCCGACCGCTTCACCGTCGCCGGTCTCGCCGCGGGCGGGAGCGACGTCGCGCTGCTGATGCAGCAGGTCCGCCGCTTCGACGTGCGCCGGGTCGCCGTCGCCGATCCCGCGGCGGCGCAGACGCTGCGCCGGGCCCTGCCGTCGGCCGGGATGCGGGGCGTCGAGGTGCTGTCCGGGCCCGCCGCCGCCACCGAGCTGACGCGCGACGCGGGCGCCGACGTCGTCCTCAACGGCATCACCGGCTCGGTGGGCCTGGGCCCGACGCTGGCCGCGCTGCGGTCGGGGGCCACGCTCGCGCTCGCGAACAAGGAGTCGCTGGTGTCCGGCGGCCGGCTGGTCACGGGGGCGGCCGCGCCGGGGCAGATCGTGCCCGTCGACTCCGAGCACTCCGCGCTGGCGCAGTGCCTGCGCGGCGGGCGGGCCGAGGAGGTCGCGACGCTCGTGCTCACCGCGTCCGGCGGCCCGTTCCGCGGCCGGACCCGCGACGAGCTGGCCGGCGTCACCGTCGAGGAGGCGCTGGCCCACCCGACCTGGGCGATGGGCCCGGTGATCACCATCAACTCCGCCACCCTGATCAACAAGGGGCTCGAGGTGATCGAGGCGCACCTGCTGTTCGACGTGCCCTACGACCGGATCGACGTCGTGGTGCACCCGCAGTCGATCGTGCACTCGATGGTCACCTTCCTCGACGGCTCCACCCTGGCGCAGGCCAGCCCGCCGGACATGACGCTGCCGATCGCGCTGGCCCTGGGCTGGCCGGAGCGCCTCGCCGGGGCGGCGCGCCCGTGCACCTGGGCGGCGCCGCAGACCTGGGAGTTCGAGCCGCTCGACGAGGACGCGTTCACCGGCGTGCGGCTCGCCCGGCGCGCGGGGGAGACCGGGGGCTGCCTGCCCGCGGTCCTCAACGCGGCCAACGAGGAGGCGGTGGCGGCGTTCGTCGCGGGCGCGCTGCCGTTCACCGGCATCACCGACCTGCTCGACCGCGTGCTCGACGCCGCCGACGGCTGGACGGGCGACCCCGCTAGCGTGGACGACGTGCTGGCGGCGGAGGACTGGGCCCGGGCGCACGCCCGCGAAGCCACGGGAGTGGCCCGATGA
- a CDS encoding DUF2631 domain-containing protein, with product MASESRELAQRSAVDPEEEPSAEWGWHGGFPKGSLIAGWVVTVLMFVLLIGNHTGRTEDIWLIGTGVLMAAALVWQTLRKRNAWRR from the coding sequence ATGGCGAGTGAGTCCCGTGAGCTGGCGCAGCGATCCGCGGTGGATCCCGAGGAGGAGCCGTCGGCCGAGTGGGGGTGGCACGGCGGCTTCCCGAAGGGGTCGCTGATCGCCGGCTGGGTCGTCACTGTGCTCATGTTCGTCCTGCTCATCGGCAACCACACCGGTCGCACCGAGGACATCTGGCTGATCGGCACGGGCGTCCTCATGGCCGCCGCGCTCGTCTGGCAGACGCTGCGCAAGCGCAACGCCTGGCGCAGGTAG
- a CDS encoding DNA polymerase domain-containing protein: MADAVELTVGDRTVRLSNPDRVYFPARGETKLDLARYYLAVSDGIVRALRDRPCMLHRFPTGVTGEKVHQKRLPRGAPDWVETVRVTFPRWNRTADELCVQHPADVVWAVQMSTVEFHPWNSRRDHVEQPDEWRIDLDPMPEASYDDVRRVAHVVHEVLDELGAVGFPKTSGGSGMHVYVRVPPEHGFADVRRSAHAFAREVGRRCSLVDLTWWRKDRDPASVFVDYNQNARDHTIRSAYSVRGVPEAVVSTPIRWDEIDDADPRDFTIATVPARFAELGDLHAGIDDAPFSLTPLLEWADRDGTEVPDLD; the protein is encoded by the coding sequence GTGGCGGACGCGGTCGAGCTCACCGTCGGTGACCGCACCGTACGGCTGAGCAACCCCGACCGCGTCTACTTCCCGGCCCGCGGGGAGACCAAGCTCGACCTGGCGCGGTACTACCTGGCCGTCTCCGACGGCATCGTGCGCGCGCTGCGCGACCGCCCCTGCATGCTGCACCGCTTCCCCACCGGCGTCACCGGGGAGAAGGTGCACCAGAAGCGGCTGCCGCGCGGGGCGCCCGACTGGGTCGAGACCGTGCGCGTGACGTTCCCGCGCTGGAACCGCACCGCCGACGAGCTGTGCGTGCAGCACCCGGCCGACGTCGTGTGGGCGGTGCAGATGTCGACGGTGGAGTTCCACCCGTGGAACTCCCGGCGCGACCACGTCGAGCAGCCCGACGAGTGGCGCATCGACCTCGACCCGATGCCCGAGGCCTCCTACGACGACGTCCGGCGCGTGGCGCACGTCGTCCACGAGGTGCTCGACGAGCTGGGCGCGGTCGGCTTCCCGAAGACCTCCGGCGGCTCGGGGATGCACGTGTACGTGCGGGTCCCGCCCGAGCACGGGTTCGCCGACGTCCGGCGCTCGGCGCACGCGTTCGCCCGCGAGGTCGGTCGCCGCTGCTCGCTCGTGGACCTCACCTGGTGGCGCAAGGACCGTGACCCCGCGTCGGTGTTCGTCGACTACAACCAGAACGCCCGCGACCACACGATCCGCAGCGCCTACTCGGTGCGCGGCGTGCCCGAGGCCGTCGTCTCGACCCCGATCCGCTGGGACGAGATCGACGACGCCGACCCGCGCGACTTCACCATCGCCACCGTGCCCGCCCGGTTCGCCGAGCTCGGCGACCTGCACGCCGGCATCGACGACGCCCCGTTCTCCCTGACCCCGCTGCTGGAGTGGGCCGACCGCGACGGGACCGAGGTCCCGGACCTCGACTGA
- a CDS encoding TetR/AcrR family transcriptional regulator, with product MPDGRLVKGERRRRLLLDATLRLVGRGGLTAVTQRAVAAEAGVAASAVLYYFPTVDDLLVAALVDVNDRWVAALRELPADLDALVALVAGSSAGDAGLAEYELYLLAARRPQLRPELDRWWEALDALAARFAPERAAAFSAVLDGLFLRACTGADPERIREALVPLTS from the coding sequence ATGCCTGACGGCCGGCTGGTGAAGGGGGAGCGCCGCCGCCGGCTGCTGCTCGACGCCACCCTGCGGCTGGTCGGCCGCGGCGGCCTCACGGCGGTGACCCAGCGCGCCGTCGCCGCGGAGGCCGGGGTGGCGGCGAGCGCGGTCCTGTACTACTTCCCGACCGTCGACGACCTGCTGGTCGCCGCCCTCGTCGACGTCAACGACCGGTGGGTGGCGGCGCTGCGCGAGCTGCCCGCCGACCTCGACGCGCTCGTCGCGCTGGTGGCCGGCAGCTCCGCGGGGGACGCGGGCCTCGCCGAGTACGAGCTCTACCTGCTGGCGGCCCGCCGCCCGCAGCTGCGCCCGGAGCTGGACCGGTGGTGGGAGGCGCTGGACGCCCTCGCGGCCCGGTTCGCCCCGGAGCGGGCCGCCGCGTTCTCCGCGGTGCTCGACGGGCTGTTCCTGCGGGCCTGCACCGGCGCGGACCCCGAGCGGATCCGGGAGGCGCTGGTCCCGCTGACCTCGTGA
- a CDS encoding DMT family transporter: MWFWLAGAIAAEVTGTVALRLSEGFTRLVPSVVVVLGYGTAFYALSQALAKGMALGVAYGVWAAAGVALIALIGAAFLGEGLTWIQVGGIGLVIGGVLALELGGAHA; this comes from the coding sequence ATGTGGTTCTGGCTGGCCGGCGCGATCGCGGCCGAGGTGACGGGCACGGTGGCCCTGCGGCTCTCCGAGGGGTTCACCCGGCTCGTGCCGTCGGTGGTGGTGGTGCTCGGCTACGGCACGGCGTTCTACGCGCTGTCCCAGGCGCTGGCGAAGGGCATGGCGCTCGGGGTCGCGTACGGGGTGTGGGCGGCGGCCGGGGTCGCGCTGATCGCGCTGATCGGGGCGGCGTTCCTGGGGGAGGGGCTGACCTGGATCCAGGTGGGCGGCATCGGGCTGGTGATCGGCGGGGTGCTGGCGCTGGAGCTGGGCGGCGCGCATGCCTGA